Genomic DNA from Pirellulales bacterium:
GAGAAAGTCGCTATAGGCGCCGCCGCTCGCCCAGAGGAAGGCGTGGAACTCTTGAATCTGATAGAGCAACTCGCTCATGCCGTCGGGCTTGGGGCCGCAGAAGGCGTGGGCGGTGGGGCCGGCCAACCGATAGGCGCGCATCAGGATGATGTCGCCGATCTCGCCTTGCTTGATGCGGTCGTGCAACTCGGCGCGAGCCTCGCAGTGGCGGCACATGAGGCCAACGCCGACCTTGAGATTCTTTTGCTCCGACTCCTCGGCCAGGGCGAACATGCGGCGCGTGCTGGGGCCGTCGACCGTGACGGGCTTCTCCATGAAGACGTTCAGCCCTTTGTCGATGGCGTAGCGAAAGTGCGGCCAGCGGAACGCCGGCGGGGTGGCCAGGATCGCGACATCGCCCGGCCGCAGACAGTCCATGGCCTGCTTGTAACCATCGAAGCTGACGAACTTACGATCGTCGGGCACATCTACCTTGTCGCCATACGACGGTTGAATGTTGTCGTAAGCGCTCTTGAGCCGATGCTCGAACACGTCGGCCATGGCGACCAGCTTGGTGGGGCCGTTGGGGACCGACAGGGCGTTGACCGCGGCTCCGGCGCCGCGCCCGCCGCAGCCGATGAGCGCGATGCGAATGGTGTTGTCTTCACCGGCATGGACGTGCGGAACATGCAACTGACCTAGCGTGCTCACCGCGGCCATGGCGCCGGCCGTTTTGAGCAGATCGCGACGGGTGACGGTCGATTCGTTAGCGCTCATGGCGGAAGTTTCCTTTTTTGCGCTGGCCGGGCTGGGAGAGCCTGGCGGTTTTTGGGGTGGGAAGTGGCAGGAAGTGGTTAGTGCTTAGTGGTTCGTTACGACCCCCTCACCCCGGCCAGCGGCCGGACCTCTCCTCCCGGCTAGCGTGGGGGCGAGGTGGAATTGTGAGGAAGTCTTGCGATCATGCGCTGGCGATGAGCATACACCGGCGGCGCGGCGATCGCCATTATAGCTGCCGGCGCGGGGCCTGTCGGGCAGAGAATTGAGCGCGCCAGACGGTGGGCCCTCCAGATTGGGGGGCGCATAAAAAACCCCCGCGGCTTGTTGAGGGCCGCAGGGGTTTGCAAGGGTCGGTCTCAAGCGGAACGGAACGGACTAAAAGTCTTTTTCGTTGAGGGCGCGCTGAGCGTAAATCTTCAGCGCCGCCGAAGCGGAGTTGTTGATGAACGGTCCCGTGGTGGCGTACGTGCCAGCCGGCGACGAGGCCTTACCGCGGGGGGTCATCAACTGACAGTAGACGATGTACTCGATCTGGTCGGAAAGGAAGGTGGTGTGGTCGTCGCAGAAGGTGGCGACGACACCACCTGGGTGATAGCTCGACGGGCGGCCAAAGGTGTAGGCCGTGGCCGCGCCGGCGGTGTTGACATACGGCTCAACCAGACCGGTGTCTTGATTCATGCGACGGAGGCTTTCGGCCAAAAAGTCGCCGGCCGGACAGGGCATGTTGGTCGCCACGCCGCTGCTATCGACGCCCGCCTGCCAGACGAATCCAACCTGCGACTCGTAGATGTTGGTCCAGTTGCCGGAATCGACATTCTCGGAGAGGAGCAGGGTGGTGGCCATGCCGTCGCCACTGGAGATCAAACTGCTGGAGACCTTAGTGATCTTTTCGAGCGACGGAAGATCCCCGGTGGTATTTGCCGCAGGAGGATACTGAGCGGGAAACGCCACTTGCAGGTTGTAGGGATAGTTGAACTGAAAGATGCCGTTGGCGGCGTAGTCGCGCGGTGAATCGAGGGCCGTGCCGGTGAGGTTGCCTTCCTGATCCTTGAGGCCGCAGTTGACGACGTAGCTGAGCCAGGAGTTGACCTCGGTGCCGCCGTCGGAGTTCTCTACCCGAGCGTCGCTGGGGCAGGTGACGATCTTCAGGCCGAGATCGGGGGACATGCTAGGATTTGCGAGATTATTCACTACGGTGGCCGAATAGGCGGCGGTGCCGTAGTTGTCGACGATGTCGGTGCGTTCGACGTAGGGGAGGAGCGAGAACATCCAGCCCACGGGACGAGCGGCGTTTTTGGAGACGGGATTAATAGCCTGCGGGTTGACGTAGCCAGGGTAGGAATTGGCGCGCTGCTCGTATTGCACCACCGCCAGGCCGACTTGGCGCTGGTTGTTGACGCACTGGGCACGGCGGCCAGCCTCGCGCGCTTGATTGACCGCGGGCAACAACAGCGCGGCCAACATGCCGATAATGCTGATCACGACCAGCAGTTCGACGAGCGTAAAGCCCTGCCGCGCACGGGGATGCGTAACTCGTTTTTGGCGAGCCATGGGAATACCTCTCCTAGAGCTTGAGACGAGACCCCTGTCCGTTCCGCCATCAATTGTTGCAAGCGAGGGGCGAAATTGCCAGCAGATTTTTTGAACATTTTGGGGGCGCGGCACGCCCGCAATTGTTTGCAGCCAAACGAATTGGGGCGGAAGGCTAATGCAGAGACGCGAGGGGGAAGTAGGAACCGCAGAGACGCGGAGACGCAGAGGGAGGGGAGGGGGAAGATTTGAATGGCGCTCGAAATGCGAGAACAGGGGGGTGGACTCCGAAAACGTCTGTCCGAAAACCGGCCCGAGCGCCAGTGTTCATCGCGGCAAGCTTTGTCATGTGAATTGGTTGCGACTTCGGCTGTAGCGCGAATCGAGGTGGGGAGTTTTCGGAGTTTTCGGAATCGGGGTAGTGGCGTGGGAAGAAGAACCGCAGAGACGCGGAGGCGCAGAGGGGGAGGGGATTGAGCAGGGGAGCAGGAGAGGCGGCCTGTTGGGCCGCCGGGGGGAGGCAGAATTGAATTGCGCTCGAAAAGCGAAAACAGGGGGGGTGAACTCCGAAAACGTCTGTCCGAAAACAAATGTGAATGGGGATTCTGTTTTCGGAAGACTTTGGCGTGTCACGGCTTGCGACGTGCCGCACGCGCGAGAGGGGCGAGAGGGTTTTCGGAGTTTTCGGAATGAGATGGTGGCGAGGGAAGTTGAACCGCCGAGACGCAGAGACGCAGAGGGGGGGAGAGATTGAACAGGGGAAGAGGAGAGAAGGGAGCAGGAGAGAAGGGAGCAGGAGAGGAGGAGAGCAGGAGAGGAGGAGAGCAGGAGAGGAGGAGAGCAGGAGAGGAGGAGAGCAGGAGAGGAGGAGAGCAGGGGAGCCTATGTGGCCAGGAACCGCAGTGGACCGGGCGGTTTATTTACCCAGCACTTTGACGCCTAATTGCTTCGCGACCCTGCGCAGATCGTCGTCGAGCGACGCCAGCGGTAATTGTTGGCGCAGGGCCAGTTCGAGATAGGCAGCGTCGTAGCTCGTCAGCCCATGTGCGCGGCAGAGAGCGAAGCAGTGGTCAAAGGCTTGGTTCGAGAAGCCGTCATCAATTTGGATCGCAGAAGCTCGCAACGACTGCACGAATAGCTGCGAATCGGCGACCGAAATGCGCCGCCTTTTCTCGGCAGTGCGGAGCACATTGATCACCTCCAGCGGCCAATGCGGCGGCACGATCGCGGCAGCGTCGATCAATTGATCTTGTAGTTTGGCTGTGGCGGGGGTGAATTCGTCACCGAAGCACCACGCCATGGTAACCGAGCTATCCAAGACAAATGCGGGAGTCATTTGCGCCCCTCGGCGATCAGCTCCTTGACCTTGAGCCCGCGCAGTTGGCTGCGGCTGGCGACTTGACGCATGGCGCGAATGGCCTCTCGCCGCGCCTCGGCCGACGTGGCAGGCTGGGCGGGCGCTAAGCGCGCGACGGGGACGCCGCGGTGGGTGATTGTGAATTCTTCGCCGTTGGCCACACGTTGCAGGATTGCGGAGAAATGGGTTTTGGCGTCATAGGCGCCGATTACGTTTTCTGATGCGGTCATGGTGTTGTCCCGAAGGGGCGACCGATTCAACTAGTCGATAGACTAGTCTAAGTCTAAACGCGTTCCGGGGCAAACTTGCGGAGTGGGGCTTTGCTGCCGCCGCGCGCCGCGCCGATTTGCTCGACAGGCGCGGGGGGAGAGCGCAAAC
This window encodes:
- a CDS encoding type II toxin-antitoxin system VapC family toxin gives rise to the protein MTPAFVLDSSVTMAWCFGDEFTPATAKLQDQLIDAAAIVPPHWPLEVINVLRTAEKRRRISVADSQLFVQSLRASAIQIDDGFSNQAFDHCFALCRAHGLTSYDAAYLELALRQQLPLASLDDDLRRVAKQLGVKVLGK
- a CDS encoding Gfo/Idh/MocA family oxidoreductase, yielding MSANESTVTRRDLLKTAGAMAAVSTLGQLHVPHVHAGEDNTIRIALIGCGGRGAGAAVNALSVPNGPTKLVAMADVFEHRLKSAYDNIQPSYGDKVDVPDDRKFVSFDGYKQAMDCLRPGDVAILATPPAFRWPHFRYAIDKGLNVFMEKPVTVDGPSTRRMFALAEESEQKNLKVGVGLMCRHCEARAELHDRIKQGEIGDIILMRAYRLAGPTAHAFCGPKPDGMSELLYQIQEFHAFLWASGGAYSDFLIHNIDECCWMKDAWPIEAKSSGGRHYRGDYVDQNFDSYSTEYTFADGAKLMLEGRTMQGCHDEFASYAHGSKGAAIISTAGHTPARCRIFKGQNFVKEDQVWKYGREQNPYQLEWDHLIQAIRDDKPYNEVRRGAEASLITSMGRMSAHTGQVITRDQMLNCEHEFAPQVAELTMDSPAPLLALADGKYPVPQPGIVTHREY
- a CDS encoding type II toxin-antitoxin system prevent-host-death family antitoxin, which produces MTASENVIGAYDAKTHFSAILQRVANGEEFTITHRGVPVARLAPAQPATSAEARREAIRAMRQVASRSQLRGLKVKELIAEGRK
- a CDS encoding DUF1559 domain-containing protein, with protein sequence MARQKRVTHPRARQGFTLVELLVVISIIGMLAALLLPAVNQAREAGRRAQCVNNQRQVGLAVVQYEQRANSYPGYVNPQAINPVSKNAARPVGWMFSLLPYVERTDIVDNYGTAAYSATVVNNLANPSMSPDLGLKIVTCPSDARVENSDGGTEVNSWLSYVVNCGLKDQEGNLTGTALDSPRDYAANGIFQFNYPYNLQVAFPAQYPPAANTTGDLPSLEKITKVSSSLISSGDGMATTLLLSENVDSGNWTNIYESQVGFVWQAGVDSSGVATNMPCPAGDFLAESLRRMNQDTGLVEPYVNTAGAATAYTFGRPSSYHPGGVVATFCDDHTTFLSDQIEYIVYCQLMTPRGKASSPAGTYATTGPFINNSASAALKIYAQRALNEKDF